From the Solanum lycopersicum chromosome 10, SLM_r2.1 genome, one window contains:
- the CYP96A48 gene encoding alkane hydroxylase MAH1 produces the protein MTLMDVLGYYVIPLIILCFTYWNLKNKWAKSSKPTNWPIFGMLPGLVHNAHRIHSFFTDILLETTSNFEFRGPIFANMDMLFTSDPANIHHILSRNFSNYPKGPEFREIFDILGNGIFNVDSELWEIHRKTTMSLMNHSKFQTLLQRNVWDTIDKGIVPTLDILAKQDTPVDLQDIFQRFSFDTISKLLLDHDPKSLSVNLPHVPCEKAFNDMVDALLYRHVLPERYWKLQKWLRIGKEKNLMKAWESFDQFIYPAISKRQEKLINNEIKDDDFDLFSDYVKAYKEWTNEDDKNLGSVEKFLRDTFLNLMFAGRDTTSSNLTWFFWLLSKNPLVVKKIREEIQQQLHLKEDESLKFFNIQESRKLVYLHGALCEALRLFPPVSIEHKSPLQLDVLPSGHRVSPNTKILISFYTMGRMESLWGKDCLEFRPERWITERGGLKHEPSYKFPAFLAGPRTCVGKEMAFIQMKMVAATMIHNYNIQLVEAQTISPTATVVIRMTNGLMVKVGKKVPI, from the exons ATG ACACTAATGGATGTTCTTGGTTACTATGTTATTCCCCTAATAATTCTATGCTTCACTTATTGGAACTTGAAAAACAAATGGGCCAAAAGTTCAAAGCCAACAAATTGGCCCATTTTTGGAATGTTGCCTGGATTGGTTCATAATGCTCATAGAATCCATTCATTTTTCACTGATATCCTGTTAGAAACTACTAGTAATTTTGAGTTTCGTGGCCCTATTTTCGCCAATATGGACATGTTATTCACTAGTGATCCTGCAAACATCCATCATATCCTGAGTCGAAACTTCTCAAACTATCCAAAAGGGCCCGAGTTTCGTGAAATATTCGATATATTAGGAAATGGAATCTTCAATGTTGATTCTGAACTATGGGAGATTCATAGGAAAACAACCATGTCCCTGATGAACCATTCCAAGTTCCAGACTTTGCTACAACGTAACGTCTGGGACACGATCGATAAAGGTATTGTTCCAACTCTTGATATTTTAGCAAAACAGGACACCCCTGTTGATTTGCAAGACATTTTTCAGAGATTTAGTTTCGATACTATTAGTAAATTGTTACTTGATCACGATCCCAAAAGTTTGTCTGTAAATCTACCTCATGTACCGTGTGAAAAGGCGTTCAACGACATGGTTGATGCACTTCTATATCGACATGTCTTGCCTGAAAGGTATTGGAAGTTGCAAAAATGGCTTCGAATTGGTAAAGAGAAGAATCTAATGAAAGCATGGGAGTCTTTCGATCAATTCATATATCCTGCTATATCGAAAAGGCAAGAGAAGTTGATCAACAACGAAATTAAAGACGATGATTTTGACCTATTCAGTGACTATGTCAAAGCATACAAAGAATGGACAAATGAAGATGATAAGAACTTGGGAAGTGTAGAAAAATTTCTAAGAGATACTTTCTTGAATTTGATGTTTGCTGGTAGAGACACTACAAGTTCAAATCTCACTTGGTTTTTTTGGCTCTTGTCTAAAAACCCCTTAGTTGTGAAAAAGATTCGCGAAGAGATTCAACAACAATTGCATCTAAAAGAAGACGAAAGCCTCAAGTTTTTCAACATACAAGAGTCGCGAAAATTGGTCTATCTACATGGTGCATTGTGTGAAGCTCTACGACTGTTCCCACCCGTTTCAATTGAGCATAAATCTCCCCTTCAACTTGACGTCCTACCAAGTGGTCATCGTGTGAGCCCAAACACGAAAATATTGATATCGTTTTATACAATGGGGAGAATGGAGAGTTTATGGGGAAAAGATTGTTTAGAGTTCAGGCCAGAGAGATGGATCACTGAACGCGGGGGGCTTAAACACGAGCCATCTTACAAATTTCCAGCGTTTCTCGCGGGGCCAAGGACTTGTGTTGGGAAGGAAATGGCATTCATTCAGATGAAAATGGTGGCAGCTACCATGATACACAACTACAATATTCAATTAGTGGAAGCACAAACAATTTCACCAACAGCTACTGTTGTGATTCGAATGACAAATGGTTTGATGGTTAAAGTAGGTAAAAAGGTTCCTATTTAG
- the PIN7 gene encoding auxin efflux carrier component 7 has translation MITVSDLYHVLTAVVPLYVAMILAYGSVKWWKIFSPDQCSGINRFVALFAVPLLSFHFIASNNPYAMNYRFIAADTLQKVIVLVVLAIWSRISSRGSLEWSITLFSLSTLPNTLVMGIPLLKGMYGDASGSLMVQIVVLQCIIWYTLMLFLFEYRGARMLIAEQFPDTGGSIVSFKIDSDVISLDGKEPLETQAEVGDDGKLHVVVRKSASSRSEIFSRMSHGHNTGGLSMTPRPSNLSNAEIYSLQSSTNMTPRDSNFNHNDIYSMVNGKNNANMSPRTSNFGNLGFDEESGFGKTNVGYPAPTNAGIFSPAIGPGTKKKANGTESGKDLHMFVWSSSASPVSEGGIHVFRGGDFGNELGIGHHSKDYDDFGREEFSLRDKNNSNGCHREEPVLKKLGSSSTAELFPRTATETKATAMPAASVMTRLILIMVWRKLIRNPNTYSSLLGLAWSLISFRWNIQMPLVFAKSISILSDAGLGMAMFSLGLFMALQPKMISCGKSIAAFSMAVRFISGPAVMAAASFAIGLRGVLLHIAIVQAALPQGIVPFVFAKEYNLHPDILSTGVIFGMLIALPITLVYYILLGL, from the exons atgataacaGTTTCAGACCTTTATCATGTTCTAACTGCTGTAGTTCCACTTTATGTAGCTATGATATTGGCATATGGCTCAGTAAAATGGTGGAAGATATTTAGTCCAGATCAATGTTCAGGAATCAATAGATTTGTGGCTCTTTTTGCAGTTCCATTGTTATCTTTTCACTTCATTGCTTCAAACAATCCTTATGCCATGAACTACAGGTTCATAGCAGCTGACACATTACAAAAAGTTATTGTTCTGGTTGTTTTAGCTATTTGGTCAAGAATTAGCTCAAGGGGGTCTCTTGAATGGTCCATTACTTTGTTTTCCCTTTCAACTTTGCCTAATACTTTAGTTATGGGAATCCCTTTGTTAAAAGGGATGTATGGTGATGCCTCAGGTAGTTTAATGGTTCAAATTGTTGTTCTTCAATGTATCATTTGGTACACTTTGATGCTTTTCTTGTTTGAGTATAGAGGTGCTAGAATGCTTATTGCTGAACAGTTTCCTGATACTGGAGGATCAATTGTTTCATTTAAAATTGATTCTGATGTTATTTCATTAGATGGAAAAGAACCATTAGAAACTCAAGCTGAAGTTGGTGATGATGGGAAACTTCATGTAGTTGTTAGGAAATCAGCTAGTTCAAGGTCTGaaattttttcaagaatgtCACATGGTCATAACACTGGTGGTCTTTCCATGACACCACGACCATCCAATTTGTCTAATGCTGAGATTTACTCTTTGCAATCTTCAACAAATATGACCCCTAGAGATTCAAATTTTAACCATAATGATATATACTCAATGGTGAATGGGAAAAATAATGCAAATATGAGTCCTAGGACATCAAATTTTGGTAACTTGGGATTTGATGAAGAGAGTGGATTTGGGAAGACTAATGTAGGGTACCCTGCACCTACTAATGCTGGGATTTTTTCTCCGGCAATCGGACCGGGGACAAAAAAGAAGGCTAATGGGACAGAAAGTGGAAAAGATCTTCATATGTTTGTTTGGAGTTCAAGTGCTTCACCAGTATCTGAAGGAGGGATTCATGTGTTCAGGGGAGGTGACTTTGGTAATGAGCTTGGAATTGGACATCACTCAAAAG ATTATGATGATTTTGGCCGAGAAGAGTTTTCTCTCAGGGATAAAAATAACTCCAATGGATGTCATCGAGAAGAGCCGGTGCTAAAGAAGCTAGGATCGAGTTCTACAGCCGAGCTGTTTCCCAGGACTGCTACTGAAACTAAGGCTACTGCTATGCCTGCTGCTAGTGTGATGACCAGACTTATTCTGATTATGGTGTGGCGAAAACTCATTAGGAACCCGAATACTTATTCTAGTCTCCTTGGTCTTGCTTGGTCCTTGATCTCATTCCG GTGGAACATTCAGATGCCTTTAGTTTTTGCTAAGTCGATATCAATTCTCTCCGATGCTGGTCTTGGAATGGCAATGTTTAGTCTTG GTTTGTTCATGGCGTTGCAGCCTAAAATGATCTCCTGTGGAAAATCAATTGCTGCCTTCTCTATGGCAGTGAGATTCATCAGCGGTCCAGCAGTCATGGCTGCTGCCTCCTTCGCTATTGGACTTCGAGGTGTTCTTTTGCATATTGCAATAGTTCAG GCAGCTCTACCTCAAGGAATCGTTCCTTTCGTCTTTGCAAAAGAATACAATCTTCATCCTGATATACTTAGCACAGG GGTTATATTTGGTATGTTAATAGCTCTTCCAATCACTTTGGTTTACTACATTTTGCTGGGGCTTTAG
- the LOC101247479 gene encoding uncharacterized protein — translation MENHAEVRRQLEPWGELAGKVVMVTGASSGIGREICVDLSKAGCRIIAAARRIDRLNSLCDEINGISSNSSNESTISSQEIQAVAIELDVSANDAAIEAAVQKAWNAFGRIDVLVNNAGIRGSVHSPLNLSEEEWEKIYNTNLRGAWLVTKYVCIHMRAANQGGSVINISSTAGLNRGKLPGSLAYASSKEALNSITKLMAIELGPYKIRVNSVSPGVFKSEITERLIQKDWFKTVALKTIPLRTHGTSNPALTSMVRYLIHDSSEYVSGNIFIVDAGATLPGVPIFSSL, via the exons atggagAACCATGCTGAAGTAAGACGCCAGCTGGAGCCATGGGGAGAACTCGCCGGAAAAGTGGTGATGGTCACCGGAGCTTCATCGGGAATCGGTCGAGAAATTTGCGTCGATTTATCAAAAGCTGGTTGTAGAATCATCGCCGCCGCTCGCCGTATCGATCGATTGAATTCTCTATGCGATGAGATCAACGGAATCAGCTCGAACTCCTCGAACGAATCGACAATTTCAAGTCAGGAGATTCAAGCCGTAGCGATTGAGCTCGACGTTAGCGCGAATGATGCTGCCATTGAAGCCGCCGTGCAGAAAGCTTGGAACGCCTTTGGACGTATCGATGTTTTGGTTAATAACGCTGGAATTCGAG GCAGTGTGCACTCTCCACTGAATTTGTCAGAGGAGGAATGGGAGAAGATCTACAATACGAACTTAAGAGGGGCATGGTTGGTGAccaaatatgtttgtatacaTATGCGTGCTGCTAACCAAGGAGGATCTGTTATTAATATCTCTTCTACCGCTGGTCTTAATCGTGGGAAATTACCAGGCAGTCTTGCTTATGCTTCTTCAAAGGAGGCTCTTAACAGCATTACAAAG CTGATGGCCATCGAATTGGGACCATACAAGATCAGAGTGAACTCAGTATCACCGGGAGTTTTCAAATCTGAGATAACAGAGCGCCTCATACAAAAGGACTGGTTTAAAACTGTTGCATTGAAAACCATTCCCTTGAGAACACATGGAACATCAAATCCCGCTTTGACTTCAATGGTACGTTATTTAATCCACGATTCCTCAGAATATGTTTCAGGCAACATTTTCATCGTAGATGCTGGAGCTACTTTACCAGGTGTCCCAATATTCTCATCCCTCTAG